Genomic segment of Ruegeria sp. TM1040:
CTGCGATTCCCGCTAGGCCATTTGCCTTCCAAGGACGCAACCCGCGAGATGGCGGCGCAGTATGGCCTGTCGGTTGCTGATAAACCGGACAGTCAGGATATCTGCTTTGTGCCCAATGGCGATTACGCTTCGGTCATCCAGAAACTGCGCCCTGGTGCTGCTGAACCCGGACAGATCGTGCATGCTGATGGCCGCGTGTTGGGGGAACACAACGGGGTGATTCACTACACCATCGGTCAACGCCGCGGTCTTGGCATCGGGGGGCTCAGCGAGCCGCTCTACGTGGTGAAGCTTGATGTGGACCAGAAACAGGTGATCGTCGGCCCCAAGGAAATGCTGGCCACCCGCCGGGTGCCTGTACGCGAAATCAACTGGTTGGGCGATGCACCTTTTACCAGCCGTGACGAATGGCACCTGAGCGTCAAAGTGCGCTCTACCCGCCCGCCGCGCGACGCGATCATCCGCCCGATCTCAGAGACAGAGGCCGAGGTGGAGCTCTTTTCTGCCGAAGAAGGCATCTCGCCCGGTCAGGCCTGCGTGTTCTACGACCCCAATGGCAGCCGAATTTATGGCGGCGGTTGGATCTGGAAGGGTCAGTAAACCAAAAAATGCGGGAGCCTTCGGGCTCCCTTTTCTTTTGCTTGATACAAAAAGGGCCGGCTCAGGCTTATGGGAGCCGCGCGAGAACTGCGCGGGCGGCACGTAGACCCGGCGCTTCACCGCCTTCCCCCACCCGTTCCATCGTGAGGCGCATGGCATCTTGCTGCGCCTCGGGTGCCATCGACACCTGATCGAGACGCGCCGCAATGGTTTCGGCGGTGCAATTGGGACCAAGGCATTCCGGCACCACGCGGGTGTCGCTCACCAGATTGACCAATGTCACCGTATCAATCAGCGCCATGCGCTTCATGATCTGCCAGGTGAGCCAGTTGAACCGATAGGCAATCACCATCGGTGTACGCGCCGCGGCCAATTCGAGCGAGACAGTCCCAGACGCAGCCAGCGCCAGATCGGCAGTGGCAAAGGCTGCGCGCTTGTGCGCGGCAAACACTGCGGGCGCATGATCCGCCGGATCCAGCACGAGGCTGTCCGCAGGCCAATTCGCCAGTGCCTCGCGCACCATAGGCGCCACATGTGATGCGGATGGGACAACGATCCGGTGGTCGGGGTGTTTGGCTTTGAACTGTGCAAGTGCTGCACCGAACACATCAGCAAGGCGCTCCACCTCGGACCGCCGCGAGCCCGGCAGCGCCAAGAGAACGGGCGCATCGCCCAGATCAAACGCCGCGCGAAACGTTGCAATTTCCGCCTCGCTCGCCTTGGGCTCAGCCACAACCGGATGGCCGACAAAATCGCACTCCATCCCGGCGGCTTCCATATAAGGCGGCTCGAACGGCAACAGTGCCAGCACATGATCGATGACCTTCGCCATCTTTGTCGCGCGCCCCGGCCGCCACGCCCAGACGGAGGGCGCAACATAATGAACGGTTCGAATATCGCTGGCGTCTTTCACCAACTTTGCCACCCGCAGAGAAAAATCAGGGCTGTCGATGGTGATCATTACGTCAGGCTTCATCGCCACCACCGCATCGGCGGTTTCCTGAATGCGGCGCTTGAGGTCGAAATACTTCGGCAAGACCTCGGCAATCCCCATCACGGACAGCTCTTCCATGGGAAATTGCGACTTCAGCCCCTCGGTCTGCATCAGACTGCCGCCGACGCCTTCAAAGGAAACGTCGGGCGCGAGCGTTTTGAGGCCCCGCATGAGCGCCGCGCCAAGGCGGTCACCCGAAGGCTCCCCCGCAAGGACAAACACCCTGAGGCCCAAGGCTCAGGCCTCGCGCAACCAGAGGAACAGGCCGTGGCGGTCGCAGGCGGCCACTACCTCTTCTCGGTCGAGCACAATCACGCCCTCCGCCTCGAGCACAATCCCGTTGAGACCAGCGCGTGCTGCACCTGCGACGGTTGCCGGTCCGATGGTGGGCAGATCCGCGCGTCTGTCCTGCCCGGCCTTTGGGGCCTTGTAGAACAGACCGCCCTGCCCGTCCGGGCGTTGCGCAAGGCTTTCGAGCATCCAGTCGGTGCCAAAAAGCGTCTCAATCGCAATCGCTTGCCCGGAGCGCACGGCACAGGCTTGACCGATGTCTGCGGCGCTAAGACCAAAGGCAATCACGGCGGCACGTTCAGCATCCGCCTTGTCGATCTCGCCAGGTTTGACCTTGGTAGGCACGCCCTCGGGCATCAGAAGATCCGGCGCGATCTCATGTGCGGCCTTCACCTCAAAACCGCTCTGTTCGAGAATGCCGATCACCGCACGCAAGGCACCGTCGTCGCCTGCGGCGATGGCCGCTTGCAACACGGGCACCAGCGGCAAGGTTGCGCCATCAATCGCGCTTGGGTCGATCTGTGGCCGCGTCACTGCCCCGGCCATGCAGACCTGCGTGATCCCTTTGGACTTCAGCTCCTCCAGAAAGCTGCCAAGCTGTTCGAGGCGAAAGGTCACATCCGCCTCGACCTGATCCGGTTCTGATCCGGACATGGCGCAAACCATTGGGCGCTCGGGCAGACGTGCGATGAGCTCCGCAGGCAAGGCACCGCGACCAGCAATGAGTGCAATCATAATCGGACCTTTCTCAGCCGCCGGGAGTCAGGAAGTGGCGGTCGCTCTGACCGGTGATAAAGGCCACGATTTCCTGCACATATTCGCTGTCGTTTTCATCGCCCAAGCGGCGGGCGCGTTCGGAGAACGTCCCCTCGCCCTGCGCCAGCATCTGAAAGGCTGCACGAAGGGCGGTGATGTCCGCGCGACTCACACCGCGCCGTTTCAGGCCCACAAGATTGAGCCCATCCAATTCGCCGCGCGAGGCCTGCACGAGACCGTAGGGAATAACGTCATTCGTCACCATGGTGACAGCGCCGATGATTGCGCCGCGGCCGATGCGCACCCATTGATGGATGCCCGACAGCCCGCCGATGATCACGTCATCCTCAAGCACACAATGCCCTGCAATTGCGGCAGAATTCACCACGATCACACGGTCGCCCACCTGCGCGTCATGGGCGATGTGGCAGCCAGCCATGAACAGCCCGTCATCCCCGATCCGGGTCACGCCGCCGCCGCCTTCGGTGCCCGCGTTCACGGTCACGTGCTCGCGGATGCGGTTGCGCTTGCCAATCACGGTGCGGCACTTCTCGCCCTTGAACTTCAGATCCTGCGGGATCTCGCCCAGCACAGAGAAGGAAAACACAACCGTGTCATCGCCGATCTCCGTGTCGCCGGTCACGACCACATGGGACTTCAGCACCACGCGGTCGCCCAACACCACCTCAGCGCCGACGATGCAAAAGGGGCCGATTTCGCAGCCTTCGCCGATTTTGGCGCCATCCTCGATAATGGCGCTGGGGTGAATCGTGCTCATCAGCCGTCCTTTCCGTCCCGGTCGATCATCGCGGTGAACTCGGCCTCAGCGGCGAGTTCGCCATCAACGGTGGCGCGACCGGAAAACTTGAAGATCTTGCCACCGGGTTTGCCGCGCACCGTCTCCACATGCATTTCCAGCACATCACCGGGAACAACCTTGCGGCGGAATTTGCATTTGTCGATATTCATGAAATAGATCAGCATATCGGTGCCGATCAGATCCATGCCAACCCCGAGCATCACACCAGAGGTCTGCGCCATCGCTTCGACGATGGTCACACCGGGCATGATCGGAGTACCGGGGAAATGGCCCTGAAAATGCGGCTCGTTCATGGTGACATTCTTGATGCCGCGCGCGGATTGATAGCCGTCGATATCGACCACCTTGTCCACCAGCAAAAACGGATAGCGATGCGGCAGAATCTGTTGAATCAAGCCGATATCGGCGCTCTTGAGGTCGGGATTGGCGTCAGCACTCATGGGTCACGTTCCATTGGTTTCGTCAGATATGTGTGGTAGCAATTGCCGCCCCTTCGGGCAAGTTCAGGGCTGATTGCTGTCCGGTTCGCTGGCATCGAGGCCTTCGCCGAGGATGGTGTCGATCCGCGTGATGGCGAGGTCGGTGACATCAATGGCGTCAGCACTCAGAAGCACGGTCGATTGTTCAAGGATCGCAGCAGCTCCGGTTTCTGCCATGATCTGCTCGAGGATCGGGATCGACGTCTGTCGAAACGCCCGCCGTGCCTCGTCTCTGGCGGTGGTGATTTCCACAAACTTTGCTTCTTGGGTCGTGCGGGTTTCCTGCACCTTCTGATCAAAGGCCTGCGCCAAGGCGCGGAACGCCTCCGGGTCGGTGGTGGCGCGTCGCTCTGCCAAATCCAGTTCCTCGGCTCTGAGCTCAGCTTCGATTCGACGGTTTTCCGCCATCAACACGGCGCTGCGTCCTTCCATCTCCCGCGCGATCCGCTGGCCATAGGCGCTCTCGGAATAGAGCCGATCGGAATGGATGGTCAGGATCAGGCTTTTGGGAATGCCGAGATTCTGCTCGGGGGAGAATCCCCCAAGGCCAATCCCCGGCACGGTGGCCACAGGAGGTTCCTGTGCCGTCAAAGTTGCTGCGGGCAGCAGGGCACTCAGCCCCACTGCCCAAAGCAGATGTGTTGAGATCAGACGTCGCAACGGGATTAGAACCGCGCCTGAATGGTCAGGTCGAAGTTCCGCTCCTTGTCGAAGTCTTCCTTGACCAGTGCCTTGGAGAAGTTGAACCGCAATGGTCCAAGGCCCGTGGTCCAGAGAAGCGAAAAGCCGACGACATGGCGGAAGGAGCCGTCGCGTCCGACGACATTGCTGCCGAAATCAGCGTTGGAATCTTCCAGCCCCCAGAGGTTGCCGACGTCATAAAAGAGACCGCCACGCAGGCCGAGCTCTTCCGGCAGGCCCAGAGGGAACTCCGCATCAAAACGCGCGACCGCATAAAGGTTGCCGCCGAGCGCGTCGTCGTAAGAGCCGCTCATATCACGCGGACCAATCCCGCCAGGCTCAAAGCCACGCAGAGTGTCCGAAGTCAGAAGAAAGCGATCGATG
This window contains:
- the mnmA gene encoding tRNA 2-thiouridine(34) synthase MnmA, coding for MALDNEAPVNSLGFAKSPAETRVVVAMSGGVDSSVVAAYLADQGYDVVGVTLQLYDHGAALAKKGACCAGIDIHDARRVAEERGFPHYVLDYENIFKDAVIDEFADSYLAGATPVPCIRCNERVKFKDLLETAKDLEADCMATGHYIQRKMGEHGPELHSAEDANRDQSYFLFSTTPEQLDFLRFPLGHLPSKDATREMAAQYGLSVADKPDSQDICFVPNGDYASVIQKLRPGAAEPGQIVHADGRVLGEHNGVIHYTIGQRRGLGIGGLSEPLYVVKLDVDQKQVIVGPKEMLATRRVPVREINWLGDAPFTSRDEWHLSVKVRSTRPPRDAIIRPISETEAEVELFSAEEGISPGQACVFYDPNGSRIYGGGWIWKGQ
- the lpxB gene encoding lipid-A-disaccharide synthase, which gives rise to MGLRVFVLAGEPSGDRLGAALMRGLKTLAPDVSFEGVGGSLMQTEGLKSQFPMEELSVMGIAEVLPKYFDLKRRIQETADAVVAMKPDVMITIDSPDFSLRVAKLVKDASDIRTVHYVAPSVWAWRPGRATKMAKVIDHVLALLPFEPPYMEAAGMECDFVGHPVVAEPKASEAEIATFRAAFDLGDAPVLLALPGSRRSEVERLADVFGAALAQFKAKHPDHRIVVPSASHVAPMVREALANWPADSLVLDPADHAPAVFAAHKRAAFATADLALAASGTVSLELAAARTPMVIAYRFNWLTWQIMKRMALIDTVTLVNLVSDTRVVPECLGPNCTAETIAARLDQVSMAPEAQQDAMRLTMERVGEGGEAPGLRAARAVLARLP
- a CDS encoding LpxI family protein produces the protein MIALIAGRGALPAELIARLPERPMVCAMSGSEPDQVEADVTFRLEQLGSFLEELKSKGITQVCMAGAVTRPQIDPSAIDGATLPLVPVLQAAIAAGDDGALRAVIGILEQSGFEVKAAHEIAPDLLMPEGVPTKVKPGEIDKADAERAAVIAFGLSAADIGQACAVRSGQAIAIETLFGTDWMLESLAQRPDGQGGLFYKAPKAGQDRRADLPTIGPATVAGAARAGLNGIVLEAEGVIVLDREEVVAACDRHGLFLWLREA
- the lpxA gene encoding acyl-ACP--UDP-N-acetylglucosamine O-acyltransferase, which encodes MSTIHPSAIIEDGAKIGEGCEIGPFCIVGAEVVLGDRVVLKSHVVVTGDTEIGDDTVVFSFSVLGEIPQDLKFKGEKCRTVIGKRNRIREHVTVNAGTEGGGGVTRIGDDGLFMAGCHIAHDAQVGDRVIVVNSAAIAGHCVLEDDVIIGGLSGIHQWVRIGRGAIIGAVTMVTNDVIPYGLVQASRGELDGLNLVGLKRRGVSRADITALRAAFQMLAQGEGTFSERARRLGDENDSEYVQEIVAFITGQSDRHFLTPGG
- the fabZ gene encoding 3-hydroxyacyl-ACP dehydratase FabZ, coding for MSADANPDLKSADIGLIQQILPHRYPFLLVDKVVDIDGYQSARGIKNVTMNEPHFQGHFPGTPIMPGVTIVEAMAQTSGVMLGVGMDLIGTDMLIYFMNIDKCKFRRKVVPGDVLEMHVETVRGKPGGKIFKFSGRATVDGELAAEAEFTAMIDRDGKDG
- a CDS encoding OmpH family outer membrane protein — encoded protein: MATVPGIGLGGFSPEQNLGIPKSLILTIHSDRLYSESAYGQRIAREMEGRSAVLMAENRRIEAELRAEELDLAERRATTDPEAFRALAQAFDQKVQETRTTQEAKFVEITTARDEARRAFRQTSIPILEQIMAETGAAAILEQSTVLLSADAIDVTDLAITRIDTILGEGLDASEPDSNQP